In the genome of Candidatus Cloacimonadota bacterium, the window GGCAAGCAGTCTCAGTTCGATCTGAGAATAATCCGCCGCTAAGATCAAATGATCTGCATCTTTTGCCACAAAGGCTTTACGTATCTCCCTGCCTATTTCAGTTCGTATCGGAATATTTTGCAAATTAGGATTAGTGGAAGATAGCCTGCCCGTAGATGCAACGCATTGATTAAAAGAGGAATGAATGCGCCCGGTAGTTTGGTTAACCAATTTGGGTAAAGCACTCACATAGGTATTCTCCAATTTCACCATTTGTCGATACTCAATCAATTTGGCAGCAATGTTATATTCTTCGGAAAGTGCTTCCAAAACGCTGTTATCGGTAGAGTATCCGCTCTTGGTTTTCTTTTTCGCCGGCAAATACATATCCTCAAACAAGAGCTTTGCCAATTGCTGTGTGCTGTTTAAATTGAACTCGTATCCCGCTTCGCTAAAAATCTCTTCACTTAATGCTTTAATCTTAGCATTCAATTGTTTCGAGATTGCGGCAAGAATCTTTTCATCGATTGCCACTCCATTATCTTCCATCCTCATCAAAACGGGCATCAAGGGCATATCCATCTTGTAGAAAACATCGTGGGCTGGACTCTTTATTAGCTTTTCGGTATATACTTCTCTGAGCCTGAATGCTGCCCAAGCATCTTCGGCAGCATAGAAACAGGCATCTTCTGGGCTCACCACATCAAAGCTGCTCTGGTTTTTCCCCTTGCCAATTAGTTCTGTGATAGGCATCATTTTATAATCCAATTCCCGCAAAGCGCACTCATCCAAAGAAAAGTTAAAATTTCCCGCATTTAGCACGTATGCTGCAATCATGGTATCAAAATACTTGGGGGGAATTTCCCAGCCATAGCGTTTTAATATAGCAAAATCGTATTTGAGATTGTGCCCCACTATCTCTTTTCCTTTTAATGTGTTATGCAATTTTTTAAGAGTTTCATACAAAGGCAAATTATCGGCAAGCTGATGTCCTAAGGGTAAATAGTATGATTGCTTTTTGTCCATGCACAGAGAGAGCCCCACCAAATTTGCTTCTCGTACATCCAAAGAATCTGTTTCGGTATCCAAGCTCACCACATTGGCATTTGCTATTTGCTCAAATATATAGTCCAGCTTGGCTAGACTCACTAATATAGCATCAAACTCTTGCTTAGAATTCTGTTTAGGTTGTTTGTTCGCAGGTTCAGTTTGAGAACTATCAAAGATATCAATCTGCATTTCTTTGGCTGCAACTGGAAGTTTTTCAGCTTTTATTTTTGCTTCAATCTTGCGCTGTAAGCTTGTTATTTCATATCGTTTTAGTAGCGGCAATGCTTTACTAAGAGAGGCTGGATCAAATGCAAGCTCTTCTTTTGGGGGTAAAGGCATATTGGCATCTCTAACAATTCGAGCAAGATATTGCGATAAAAATGCCTGCTGCTTGTTCTCTTCCAACTTTTTTCGGTATTTTGGCTCCACCTTATCAAGATTTTGATATATCGCATCCAGAGTGTGATGCTGCTTTAG includes:
- the polA gene encoding DNA polymerase I — protein: QSKIYDPMKDAIINIQEVEKKYGVSPEQFIDYLALVGDSSDNIPGVRGIGPVAAKKLLKQHHTLDAIYQNLDKVEPKYRKKLEENKQQAFLSQYLARIVRDANMPLPPKEELAFDPASLSKALPLLKRYEITSLQRKIEAKIKAEKLPVAAKEMQIDIFDSSQTEPANKQPKQNSKQEFDAILVSLAKLDYIFEQIANANVVSLDTETDSLDVREANLVGLSLCMDKKQSYYLPLGHQLADNLPLYETLKKLHNTLKGKEIVGHNLKYDFAILKRYGWEIPPKYFDTMIAAYVLNAGNFNFSLDECALRELDYKMMPITELIGKGKNQSSFDVVSPEDACFYAAEDAWAAFRLREVYTEKLIKSPAHDVFYKMDMPLMPVLMRMEDNGVAIDEKILAAISKQLNAKIKALSEEIFSEAGYEFNLNSTQQLAKLLFEDMYLPAKKKTKSGYSTDNSVLEALSEEYNIAAKLIEYRQMVKLENTYVSALPKLVNQTTGRIHSSFNQCVASTGRLSSTNPNLQNIPIRTEIGREIRKAFVAKDADHLILAADYSQIELRLLALMSQDKVLIQAFKDKVDIHRQTAAQIHGIPISQVDSKQRRAAKTINFGLLYGMGQRKLARELSISQAEAKSMIESYFAQFPSIRDYRANCIVQAKAEGQVRTIFGRVLELPGIYSKNKGIQSEAERVAINMPIQGSAADIIKRAMLTIDEIIRSEERIKMILQVHDELVFEVHKDYIDEALKTIQSEMEKALPAQYRNIVELSVDMGLGKNWYEAH